The following coding sequences lie in one Apium graveolens cultivar Ventura chromosome 1, ASM990537v1, whole genome shotgun sequence genomic window:
- the LOC141670611 gene encoding uncharacterized protein LOC141670611: MFISSVCCPFLEGTERIYKPDIRFNSSKFLLFRRLTLITQVKHPFRLNLQGIDLPLSASKEIDHVLGVVCQEFGLPLAQCWVIGDLDLCTSDHLRGTTEALVVTKYATSTLYESITSWCEFKRACWQMCMRKDQGAVGKAFLSHKPCFCSDITQFSITKYPLAHFVRRCGAMACFTICLQSFITGNRDYVLEFFLPHEKINSSHPRTLLKALLATLKEHFQTFVVVSGEGLGEEKNVVVVDTSMHKELQPYIVGEYFGDESRVTAIVHCNGQLTVKDDPRQDKDVLDEDKDNSSGQSYVKTGIKEISRRKIDNAAEIIDLDELGEGLPAELIECNEPQSFSSQAKRSLPWKQIHQFKNCREIKKERIELDPSHKQMLEQDTLNQKGAGTEKDERSIHGRHISFGSLSEHLGRPLADAAKSFNGKFFFELCSRTFQFAYFHENNYVLNNFH, encoded by the exons ATG TTTATCTCCTCCGTGTGCTGTCCCTTTCTTGAAGGAACAGAACGAATATATAAGCCTGACATCAGATTCAATTCATCTAAGTTTCTGCTATTCCGTCGTCTGACTCTT ATAACACAAGTTAAACACCCCTTCCGCCTCAACCTTCAGGGTATAGAT CTTCCATTAAGTGCATCCAAGGAAATTGATCATGTGTTAGGAGTAGTGTGTCAAGAATTTGGACTCCCTCTCGCTCAATGTTGGGTCATCGGAGACCTTGATTTGTGCACTTCTGATCATTTGAGAGGTACTACAGAAGCATTGGTTGTGACCAAATATGCAACTTCTACACTTTATGAATCCATAACATCATGGTGCGAGTTCAAAAGAGCTTGTTGGCAAATGTGTATGAGAAAAGATCAGGGCGCTGTAGGCAAAGCATTTCTATCTCATAAACCATGCTTTTGCAGTGACATAACACAATTCAGCATTACTAAATACCCATTGGCACACTTTGTGAGAAGGTGTGGGGCTATGGCTTGCTTTACAATATGTTTGCAGAGCTTTATAACCGGAAATAGAGATTATGTACTGGAGTTTTTTCTGCCACATGAAAAAATAAATAGTTCTCATCCTCGAACCTTGTTAAAAGCCTTATTGGCAACTTTGAAGGAACATTTCCAAACTTTTGTTGTTGTTTCGGGAGAAGGTCTAGGAGAAGAGAAAAATGTTGTAGTTGTAGACACTTCTATGCACAAAGAACTCCAGCCTTATATAGTAGGTGAATATTTTGGAGATGAAAGCAGAGTCACTGCAATAGTGCATTGCAATGGGCAATTGACGGTGAAAGATGATCCACGACAAGATAAGGACGTTTTGGATGAAGACAAAGATAACTCAAGCGGTCAGTCTTATGTAAAAACTGGAATCAAGGAAATCTCACGAAGAAAAATTGATAATGCTGCAGAGATTATTGATT TGGATGAACTGGGAGAAGGTTTACCAGCTGAACTCATCGAGTGTAATGAACCTCAATCTttcagttcccaagccaagagaTCTCTGCCTTGGAAACAAATACATCAATTTAAAAATTGCAGAGAAATTAAGAAAGAAAGAATTGAACTAGATCCTTCACATAAGCAAATGTTAGAGCAAGATACTTTAAATCAGAAAGGGGCTGGAACAGAAAAAGATGAAAGAAGCATTCATGGAAGACACATCAGTTTTGGGAGTCTCAGCGAGCATTTGGGAAGACCGCTTGCCGATGCCGCCAAAAGCTTTAACGGCAAGTTTTTTTTTGAACTATGCTCTCGCACGTTTCAGTTTGCTTATTTTCATGAAAACAACTATGTTTTAAACAACTTTCACTAA